The candidate division WOR-3 bacterium genome includes a region encoding these proteins:
- a CDS encoding RecX family transcriptional regulator encodes MKISLRPQRKNPERTSIYINGKYAFSVDKDTLAQLSLYDKQEITKRELEHLLFESEKQKCKDYAYLLLSYRMRTKKEIEDRLRHKDFSPSIIKDVMTELENQGLIDDRKFAQAFARDRINFSLKGKHLIFAELRKKGISQQDIESVLNDPEIINGEESALKRIIEKYQNRYKKYPLQERKQKFYTLLTRRGFSYPMIKKVLKIEEN; translated from the coding sequence ATGAAAATATCCCTAAGACCACAAAGAAAAAATCCTGAACGCACTTCAATCTATATCAACGGCAAATACGCATTCAGCGTTGACAAAGATACTTTAGCCCAACTTTCCCTTTATGATAAGCAAGAAATCACAAAGCGCGAATTAGAGCATTTACTTTTTGAGTCAGAAAAGCAGAAATGTAAAGACTATGCTTATTTATTACTCTCTTATCGGATGCGCACCAAAAAGGAGATTGAAGACCGGTTGCGACACAAGGATTTTTCTCCCTCAATAATAAAAGATGTAATGACCGAATTGGAAAATCAGGGATTGATTGATGACAGAAAATTTGCCCAAGCATTTGCTCGTGATCGGATTAATTTTAGTCTTAAAGGCAAACACCTAATTTTTGCCGAACTTAGAAAAAAAGGCATTAGTCAACAAGATATTGAATCTGTCCTTAATGACCCAGAAATTATCAATGGCGAAGAATCTGCCTTAAAAAGAATTATTGAGAAATATCAGAATCGATATAAAAAATATCCCCTTCAAGAACGAAAACAAAAATTCTATACACTATTAACCCGACGCGGATTTTCTTATCCAATGATTAAGAAAGTATTAAAGATTGAAGAAAATTAA
- the alaS gene encoding alanine--tRNA ligase, which yields MNHREIRQTFLDFYAKRDHKIVPSSSLIPKDDPTLLFTSAGMVQFKPFFAGTVPLPYRRATSIQKCLRATDLAEVGKSFKYCTFFEMLGNFSFGDYFKKEAIPWAWEYLTQVVKLPKENLYVSVYEEDFEAYEIWHKDVGLKENRIYKLGKKDNFWGPAGLTGACGPCSEIYFDMGIEFGCGQETCGPGCDCPRFLELYNIVFPQYDMQLDGTLLPLKNRGIDTGMGMERLCMVSQEKKSIFETDLFVPIIKALGKILNTPLNDKNRTTYYACADHARALTFALGDGAIPSNEGRGYMLRSILRRALLFAYKIGIEEPFLYRLSSEIIEQMRQWYPEYVHKRETIALIIKAEEERFLRTISSGLIRWQELAEQYQQDKKIPGTEIFKLHDTFGLPVELTQELAKENGYTLDLEGYAQEMEKQKERSRKVAIDVKKSISDAMEKALSMQTEDFCGYECDTVDTNLLIAQKLSEEIWEILLQDPPFYAEAGGQVGDTGKIIGKDFELEVLDTYYKNKHRWCEAKLSKGEITEGAFVETPIPVRAMIDKERRREIERAHTATHLLHSALRKIVGESVKQEGSLVEPGRLRFDFTSPLPLSNEQIQKVEELVFNKIIEDLKVEHLKNIPIESAKTMGALAFFGETYGERVNVLKIGDFSCEFCGGTHLRRTGEIGLFKIITETSIAAGIRRIEALVGKLAYQAIKNERKILDELNEKLEATDNLLINKIESVFNTQKQLERYIARLTTKVIDAEIYQLQKNVEVVSEIKLIFKNYDYLNIADLRLIADKIRQLERENICGFLIASSKDDDRIRYITFVSENLKDRLSANEIARELGKIMNGGGGGRPDLAEGGGKKDKIQEAYNTLKNIIQARFTNLQ from the coding sequence ATGAACCACCGAGAGATTAGACAAACTTTTCTTGATTTTTATGCCAAACGGGACCATAAGATTGTTCCCAGTTCATCTTTAATTCCTAAAGATGACCCGACTTTACTCTTTACCAGTGCTGGTATGGTGCAATTTAAGCCGTTTTTCGCAGGCACAGTTCCATTGCCCTATCGCCGAGCAACCTCAATTCAAAAATGTCTGCGCGCAACTGATTTAGCCGAAGTTGGCAAATCTTTTAAGTATTGCACCTTTTTTGAAATGCTCGGTAATTTTTCTTTTGGCGACTATTTTAAGAAAGAAGCCATTCCCTGGGCTTGGGAATATCTTACGCAAGTGGTTAAATTACCCAAAGAGAATCTCTATGTCTCAGTTTATGAAGAAGATTTTGAAGCCTACGAGATTTGGCATAAGGATGTCGGCTTGAAAGAGAACCGTATTTATAAACTCGGTAAAAAGGATAATTTCTGGGGACCAGCCGGACTTACTGGTGCTTGCGGTCCTTGTTCAGAAATCTATTTTGATATGGGTATAGAATTTGGTTGTGGCCAAGAGACTTGTGGTCCAGGTTGCGACTGTCCGCGATTTCTTGAACTCTATAATATTGTCTTTCCTCAATATGATATGCAACTTGATGGTACACTATTACCATTAAAGAATCGCGGTATTGATACAGGTATGGGAATGGAACGATTATGTATGGTCTCGCAAGAGAAAAAGTCTATCTTTGAAACCGATTTGTTTGTGCCAATTATCAAAGCATTAGGTAAAATTCTTAACACACCACTTAATGACAAAAATCGTACGACTTATTATGCTTGTGCTGACCATGCTCGAGCCTTAACTTTTGCCTTAGGTGATGGTGCAATTCCATCTAATGAAGGCAGAGGTTATATGCTCAGAAGTATTCTGCGTCGGGCGTTACTCTTTGCTTATAAGATTGGCATTGAAGAACCTTTCTTATATCGGTTAAGCAGTGAAATCATTGAACAGATGCGACAATGGTATCCCGAATATGTGCACAAACGCGAGACAATTGCTCTTATCATTAAAGCCGAAGAAGAAAGATTTTTAAGAACAATCTCTTCAGGTTTAATTCGTTGGCAGGAACTGGCAGAACAATACCAACAAGACAAAAAAATACCTGGCACGGAAATATTTAAACTTCACGATACTTTTGGTCTGCCCGTAGAATTAACTCAAGAACTGGCAAAAGAAAACGGTTATACTTTGGATTTAGAAGGTTATGCGCAAGAAATGGAAAAACAAAAAGAACGGTCAAGAAAAGTTGCTATTGATGTCAAAAAGTCAATCTCGGATGCAATGGAAAAAGCCCTTTCAATGCAGACCGAAGATTTCTGTGGCTATGAATGCGATACGGTTGATACTAATCTGCTCATTGCTCAAAAACTTTCTGAAGAAATCTGGGAAATCTTATTACAAGACCCGCCATTTTATGCTGAAGCCGGCGGTCAAGTAGGTGATACTGGTAAAATCATCGGTAAAGATTTTGAATTGGAAGTGCTTGATACTTATTATAAGAATAAACATCGCTGGTGTGAAGCAAAGCTCTCAAAAGGTGAAATTACGGAAGGCGCTTTTGTCGAAACACCAATCCCAGTGCGGGCAATGATTGATAAAGAACGCCGACGAGAAATTGAACGGGCTCACACTGCAACCCACCTTTTACATTCTGCACTAAGAAAGATTGTGGGTGAATCCGTAAAACAAGAAGGTTCTTTAGTTGAGCCTGGCCGGCTTAGATTTGATTTTACTTCTCCTTTGCCGTTATCTAATGAACAAATTCAAAAAGTTGAAGAACTTGTCTTTAACAAAATTATTGAAGACCTTAAAGTTGAGCACTTAAAGAACATTCCAATTGAATCAGCAAAAACTATGGGCGCGTTAGCATTTTTTGGTGAAACCTATGGTGAACGCGTCAATGTCTTAAAAATCGGCGATTTCTCTTGCGAATTCTGTGGTGGCACTCACTTAAGAAGAACCGGTGAAATTGGCCTCTTCAAAATTATTACTGAAACCAGTATTGCTGCCGGCATCAGAAGAATTGAAGCCTTAGTCGGAAAATTAGCCTATCAAGCCATAAAAAACGAACGAAAAATTCTTGATGAATTGAACGAAAAGTTAGAAGCCACGGATAATCTTTTAATAAATAAAATTGAAAGTGTTTTTAACACCCAAAAACAATTAGAACGGTATATTGCACGGCTCACCACTAAAGTAATTGATGCGGAAATCTATCAACTGCAAAAAAATGTTGAGGTAGTTTCGGAAATTAAATTAATCTTTAAGAATTATGATTACCTTAATATTGCTGACCTACGACTAATTGCCGATAAAATTCGACAGCTCGAAAGAGAAAACATCTGTGGATTTCTTATCGCCAGTTCCAAAGATGATGACCGAATTCGGTATATTACTTTTGTGAGTGAAAATCTCAAAGACCGATTATCTGCAAATGAAATCGCCCGCGAATTGGGTAAAATAATGAATGGTGGCGGAGGCGGTAGACCAGATTTAGCCGAAGGCGGAGGCAAAAAAGATAAAATTCAAGAAGCATATAATACGCTAAAAAATATTATTCAAGCACGCTTCACCAATCTCCAGTGA
- a CDS encoding WG repeat-containing protein: MLKNQAPKYLLRLAIFNFGFLVFGLSLLSFQLNSTPLFPIKENGKYGFINKQGEIIIPIRFDKTWGFSEDLAGVFVENRWGFIDTLGRYQITPQYEWVDNFSDSLARVWVENKIGYINKKGKLVIKPQYLDAGNFSEARAKVVINHKYGYIDKTGKMVIKAQYDWADDFAQGLAVVRMGKKYGYINKNGDYAISPVYDWAQKFSEGMACVKKNEKFGYIVKSGEYAINPQYDDAGDFHERLARIKINNRWGYIDKTGKVVIRPQYDWVDDFSEELAVVKIGKNFGYIDRTGKIVIKAQYDEAENFCNGLAKVRIGKKWHYIDKTGKTIWQSK; this comes from the coding sequence ATGTTAAAAAATCAAGCCCCAAAATATCTTTTAAGACTCGCTATTTTTAATTTCGGGTTTTTAGTTTTTGGTCTTTCGCTATTATCTTTCCAGTTAAACTCAACACCACTCTTTCCAATTAAAGAAAATGGTAAATATGGATTTATTAATAAGCAAGGCGAGATTATTATCCCAATACGATTTGATAAAACTTGGGGATTTTCTGAAGACTTGGCTGGAGTATTTGTTGAAAATCGCTGGGGATTTATTGACACCTTAGGACGCTATCAGATAACACCGCAATACGAATGGGTTGATAATTTTTCCGATAGTCTGGCACGAGTTTGGGTAGAAAATAAGATTGGCTATATAAATAAGAAAGGAAAATTAGTCATTAAACCACAGTATCTCGACGCGGGCAACTTCTCGGAAGCAAGAGCCAAAGTTGTAATTAATCATAAATATGGTTACATTGACAAGACCGGCAAGATGGTAATTAAAGCCCAATATGATTGGGCGGACGATTTTGCCCAAGGTTTGGCAGTTGTCCGCATGGGCAAAAAATATGGTTATATTAATAAAAATGGTGATTATGCAATATCACCGGTTTATGATTGGGCGCAAAAGTTCTCTGAAGGCATGGCATGTGTTAAAAAAAACGAAAAGTTTGGTTATATTGTCAAATCCGGAGAATACGCCATCAACCCACAATATGATGATGCCGGTGATTTTCACGAACGATTAGCCCGTATTAAAATTAATAATCGCTGGGGCTATATTGATAAAACTGGCAAAGTTGTAATCAGACCTCAATATGATTGGGTAGACGATTTTTCAGAAGAACTGGCAGTTGTTAAAATAGGAAAAAATTTTGGCTATATTGATAGAACCGGCAAAATCGTAATCAAAGCACAATATGATGAAGCCGAAAATTTTTGTAACGGTTTAGCAAAAGTAAGAATTGGTAAAAAATGGCATTACATTGATAAAACAGGTAAAACTATTTGGCAATCAAAATAA